In a single window of the Micromonospora inositola genome:
- a CDS encoding glycosyltransferase family 4 protein, whose product MRIVVAHNRYREAQPSGENVIVDAEIAQLTAAGVEVLPFIRSSDEIPTMPRTAKALLPISPIYAPKAQQELSRLLAEHRPDVLHLHNPYPLLSPWVVRTAHKHGVPVVQTVHNYRQVCSSGLYFRDGVICQDCRGRALGVPAIVHRCYRGSRAQSALMATTLAVHRPTWKSVDRFIALTTAVADHLRDYGIPDERIVVKPNAIPDPGPPAPLGEGFLFLGRLAPEKGLDLLLEAWRRHPDGTLGPLRIAGDGELRPLVEAAAAERADVTFLGPLDRAGVRAALDASAVVLATSTWHDVLPTVIIEALASGRPVLGTALGGIPYLVGADTPREPAGTGPAAVASAVPGNGPVAPPVGIEAGEAGWVVAPEPAALAAALPVARAGAAALAPAARARYERTFHPDVVTKQLIDIYAGAAGTSRPA is encoded by the coding sequence GTGAGAATCGTGGTGGCGCACAACCGGTATCGGGAAGCCCAGCCCTCCGGCGAGAACGTCATCGTCGACGCGGAGATCGCCCAGCTCACCGCGGCCGGGGTGGAGGTGCTGCCGTTCATCCGCAGCTCCGACGAGATCCCGACGATGCCGAGGACGGCGAAGGCGCTGCTGCCGATCTCGCCGATCTACGCCCCGAAGGCCCAGCAGGAGCTGAGCCGCCTGCTCGCCGAGCACCGGCCGGACGTGCTGCACCTGCACAACCCGTACCCGCTGCTCTCGCCCTGGGTGGTGCGGACCGCGCACAAACACGGCGTGCCCGTGGTGCAGACGGTGCACAACTACCGGCAGGTCTGCTCCTCCGGGCTCTACTTCCGCGACGGAGTGATCTGCCAGGACTGCCGGGGCCGGGCGCTGGGCGTGCCGGCCATCGTGCACCGCTGCTACCGGGGGTCGCGGGCGCAGAGCGCGCTGATGGCCACCACGCTCGCCGTGCACCGCCCGACCTGGAAGTCGGTCGACCGGTTCATCGCGCTCACCACGGCGGTCGCCGACCATCTCCGCGACTACGGCATCCCGGACGAGCGGATCGTGGTCAAGCCGAACGCGATCCCCGACCCGGGCCCGCCCGCGCCGCTCGGGGAGGGCTTCCTTTTCCTCGGTCGGCTCGCTCCGGAGAAGGGCCTCGATCTGCTGCTGGAGGCGTGGCGTCGGCACCCGGACGGGACGCTCGGCCCGCTGCGGATCGCCGGGGACGGTGAGCTGCGCCCGCTGGTCGAGGCGGCGGCCGCCGAACGCGCCGACGTCACCTTCCTCGGCCCGCTGGACCGCGCCGGGGTACGGGCCGCGCTGGACGCCAGCGCGGTGGTGCTGGCCACCTCCACCTGGCACGACGTGCTGCCCACCGTGATCATCGAGGCGCTGGCCAGCGGCCGGCCGGTGCTCGGCACCGCGCTCGGCGGCATCCCGTACCTGGTCGGCGCGGACACCCCCCGTGAGCCGGCCGGCACCGGCCCGGCCGCCGTCGCCTCCGCCGTACCCGGGAACGGCCCGGTCGCCCCGCCGGTGGGGATCGAGGCGGGCGAGGCCGGCTGGGTGGTGGCCCCGGAGCCGGCCGCGCTGGCCGCCGCCCTGCCCGTGGCGCGGGCCGGCGCCGCCGCGCTGGCTCCCGCGGCCCGCGCCCGCTACGAGCGCACCTTCCACCCTGACGTGGTCACGAAGCAGCTCATCGACATCTACGCGGGGGCGGCCGGCACCTCGCGCCCCGCCTGA
- the corA gene encoding magnesium/cobalt transporter CorA: MTDRTERDRPAGQDGGRTVRPRAWAAPVRAMTRILNADGSPRTAEPAGPGRSGIVDCGLYVDGERQPGEWDYADALAAARRERHGFVWLGLHEPGLDEMTAIAATFGLHELAVEDAVKAQQRPKLERFGEVAFLVLRTARYCEHTELTENSEVVETGQVMLFIGPNFLISVRHGDACRLAPVRADLEAKRDLLRHGPWAVAYAITDRVVDLYLEVADQLEDDLDVLEADVFDRQGTGRIQRIYQMKRELVEFKRAVMPLQRPLLTLTSQVNREVPQEVRRYFRDVQDHLSRTVEQVNSYDDLLNSILQARLAQVTVDQNNDMRKIAAWAAIGAVWTAIAGIYGMNFKYMPELGWTYGYPGVWALMLAASFTLYRLFRRNGWL; the protein is encoded by the coding sequence ATGACGGACCGGACCGAACGCGACCGACCCGCCGGGCAGGACGGCGGCCGGACGGTCAGGCCGCGTGCCTGGGCCGCGCCGGTACGCGCCATGACCCGCATCCTCAACGCCGACGGCTCCCCCCGTACCGCCGAACCGGCCGGACCTGGCCGCAGCGGGATCGTGGACTGCGGCCTCTACGTCGACGGCGAGCGGCAGCCCGGCGAGTGGGACTACGCCGACGCGCTGGCGGCGGCGCGCCGGGAGCGGCATGGGTTCGTCTGGTTGGGGCTGCACGAGCCCGGACTGGACGAGATGACCGCCATCGCCGCCACCTTCGGGCTGCACGAGCTGGCAGTCGAGGACGCGGTCAAGGCCCAGCAGCGCCCCAAGCTGGAGCGCTTCGGCGAGGTTGCCTTCCTGGTGCTGCGGACCGCCCGCTACTGCGAGCACACGGAGCTGACCGAGAACTCCGAGGTGGTCGAGACCGGCCAGGTGATGCTCTTCATCGGGCCGAACTTCCTGATCAGCGTCCGGCACGGCGACGCCTGCCGGCTCGCCCCGGTCCGGGCCGACCTGGAGGCGAAGCGGGACCTGCTGCGGCACGGGCCGTGGGCGGTCGCGTACGCGATCACCGACCGGGTGGTGGACCTCTACCTGGAGGTGGCCGACCAGCTCGAGGACGACCTGGACGTGCTGGAGGCGGACGTCTTCGACCGGCAGGGCACCGGGCGGATCCAGCGGATCTACCAGATGAAGCGGGAGCTGGTGGAGTTCAAGCGGGCGGTGATGCCGCTGCAGCGTCCGCTGCTCACCCTCACCTCGCAGGTCAACCGAGAGGTGCCGCAGGAGGTGCGGCGCTACTTCCGGGACGTGCAGGACCACCTCAGCCGCACGGTCGAGCAGGTCAACTCCTACGACGACCTGCTCAACTCGATCCTGCAGGCGCGGCTGGCCCAGGTCACCGTCGACCAGAACAACGACATGCGCAAGATCGCCGCGTGGGCCGCGATCGGCGCGGTGTGGACCGCGATCGCCGGCATCTACGGCATGAACTTCAAGTACATGCCCGAGCTGGGGTGGACGTACGGCTATCCGGGTGTCTGGGCGCTGATGCTGGCCGCGTCGTTCACGCTGTACCGCCTGTTCCGCCGCAACGGCTGGCTCTGA
- a CDS encoding CDP-alcohol phosphatidyltransferase family protein: protein MNFAITLAEADRPTVADFHRRNRGGGVFSESVSQWLGAAIAAAAHRLRLRPTTLTLSNLVLGLGTSAIVVLLAGRVAHGDLPAWVVGLVALVGWQVAYALDCADGQLARVSGQGTAAGARVDVLCDVAAQIALVTALGATAVAQRPSTPTWLLAVFVGTWMVNLVTSVMQAGPNAASMVTSTSLPVRLVKLVRDYGAVIFLAGLVLTFAPTLTLWLIVAFTIVNGGFLLASIAFSARASLR, encoded by the coding sequence ATGAACTTCGCCATCACCTTGGCTGAGGCGGACCGCCCCACCGTCGCCGACTTCCATCGCAGGAACCGCGGCGGCGGCGTCTTCAGCGAGTCGGTGAGCCAGTGGCTGGGTGCCGCCATCGCCGCCGCCGCGCATCGACTGCGACTGCGGCCGACGACGCTGACCCTCTCGAACCTGGTGCTGGGCCTGGGCACCTCGGCGATCGTGGTGCTCCTCGCGGGTCGGGTCGCCCACGGGGACCTGCCGGCCTGGGTGGTAGGGCTGGTCGCGCTGGTCGGCTGGCAGGTCGCGTACGCCCTGGACTGCGCGGACGGGCAGCTCGCCCGGGTGTCCGGGCAGGGCACCGCAGCCGGCGCCCGGGTGGACGTGCTCTGCGACGTGGCCGCCCAGATCGCGCTGGTCACCGCCCTCGGGGCGACCGCCGTGGCGCAGCGCCCGTCGACGCCGACCTGGCTGCTGGCGGTCTTCGTCGGCACCTGGATGGTCAACCTGGTCACCTCGGTGATGCAGGCCGGCCCGAACGCCGCCAGCATGGTCACCTCGACGTCGCTGCCCGTACGCCTGGTGAAGCTGGTCCGCGACTACGGCGCGGTGATCTTCCTGGCCGGCCTGGTGCTGACCTTCGCCCCCACCCTGACGCTCTGGCTGATCGTGGCCTTCACCATCGTCAACGGCGGCTTCCTGCTGGCCAGCATCGCCTTCTCCGCCCGCGCCTCCCTCCGCTGA
- a CDS encoding Fpg/Nei family DNA glycosylase: MPELPEVEALAGYLRERAVGRRVDRVEVAAISALKTYDPVPSAVAGRTVVDAGRHGKFLDVIFDGGLHLVVHLARAGWLHYREAFPSTAPLRPGKGPIALRVRLDDGSGFDLTEAGTQKKLAAYLVTDPAQVPGVAKLGPDALRADLATFAERLRSRRGQVKGVLTDQSVLAGVGNAYSDEILHAAKLSPFAITDRLTDDQLATLHAATRTVLGDAVGRSMGQRAAELKGEKRSGLKVHARAGLPCPVCGDTVREVSFADSSLQYCPTCQTGGKPLADRRLSRLVR; this comes from the coding sequence ATGCCCGAACTCCCGGAGGTGGAAGCGCTCGCCGGATACCTGCGCGAGCGTGCGGTGGGGCGGCGGGTCGACCGGGTCGAGGTCGCCGCCATCAGCGCCCTGAAGACGTACGACCCGGTGCCGAGCGCGGTCGCCGGCCGGACGGTGGTCGACGCCGGCCGGCACGGCAAGTTCCTCGACGTGATCTTCGACGGCGGCCTGCACCTGGTGGTGCACCTGGCCCGGGCGGGCTGGCTGCACTACCGGGAGGCGTTTCCGTCCACCGCGCCGCTGCGCCCCGGCAAGGGCCCGATCGCCCTGCGGGTACGCCTCGACGACGGCTCCGGCTTCGATCTGACCGAGGCGGGCACCCAGAAGAAGCTGGCTGCGTACCTGGTGACCGACCCGGCGCAGGTGCCCGGGGTGGCGAAGCTCGGTCCGGACGCGCTCCGCGCCGACCTGGCCACCTTCGCCGAGCGTCTGCGCAGCCGGCGGGGCCAGGTGAAAGGGGTGCTGACCGACCAGTCGGTGCTGGCCGGGGTCGGCAACGCGTACTCGGACGAGATCCTGCACGCCGCGAAGCTGTCGCCGTTCGCGATCACCGACCGGTTGACCGACGACCAGCTGGCCACCCTGCACGCGGCGACCCGGACGGTGCTCGGCGACGCGGTCGGTCGCTCGATGGGCCAGCGGGCCGCCGAGCTGAAGGGCGAGAAGCGCTCCGGTCTGAAGGTGCACGCCCGGGCCGGGCTGCCATGTCCGGTCTGCGGGGACACCGTGCGGGAGGTCTCCTTCGCCGACTCCAGCCTCCAGTACTGCCCCACCTGCCAGACCGGCGGCAAGCCGCTCGCTGACCGTCGGTTGTCCCGGCTCGTACGGTGA
- a CDS encoding aminotransferase-like domain-containing protein: MTAEQLISFARGAPSLDIVDVEGLKAAAVRAFDADPAGITAYGTSVGYPPLRKWIAEKHGVEVDQVLITNGSLQADAFLFDHLVRRGDAVVVERPTYDRTLLNLQQMGGEIHGVTIQPDGLDTAELRKLLESGVRPRLAHVIPNYQNPAGVTLSLEKRRELLDLAAEYGFTIFEDDPYADIRFRGEPLPSMLSMDTRGVVVHASSFTKTVCPGVRVGYLVGPAELIAAIAKKATTLYISPGMVSEAIVHQFCVSGDIERSIGKVSAALGERAEVLAESLRRHVPEARFVEPDGGYFLWVELPEDVEVDRLAPAAAERGVAVVKGSDFMLDGGRHALRLAFSAVTADRIDEGVRRLAEAMAAVRG; this comes from the coding sequence ATGACCGCCGAGCAGCTGATCTCCTTCGCCCGTGGCGCTCCCTCACTGGACATCGTGGATGTCGAGGGGCTCAAGGCCGCCGCCGTCCGCGCCTTCGACGCCGACCCCGCCGGGATCACGGCGTACGGCACCTCCGTCGGTTACCCGCCCCTGCGGAAGTGGATCGCGGAGAAGCACGGCGTCGAGGTCGACCAGGTGCTGATCACCAACGGCTCGTTGCAGGCCGACGCCTTCCTCTTCGACCACCTGGTGCGGCGCGGCGACGCGGTGGTGGTCGAGCGTCCGACGTACGACCGGACGCTGCTCAACCTGCAGCAGATGGGCGGCGAGATCCACGGTGTGACGATCCAGCCCGACGGTCTCGACACCGCCGAGCTGCGCAAGCTGCTGGAGTCGGGGGTGCGGCCGCGGCTGGCGCACGTGATCCCGAACTACCAGAACCCGGCCGGCGTGACGCTCTCTCTGGAGAAGCGCCGGGAGCTGCTCGACCTGGCCGCCGAGTACGGTTTCACGATCTTCGAGGACGACCCGTACGCGGACATCAGGTTCCGGGGCGAGCCGCTGCCGTCGATGCTCTCGATGGACACCCGCGGCGTGGTGGTGCACGCCTCCAGCTTCACCAAGACGGTCTGCCCGGGGGTGCGGGTCGGCTATCTGGTCGGCCCGGCCGAGCTGATCGCCGCCATCGCCAAGAAGGCCACCACCCTCTACATCTCGCCCGGCATGGTCTCCGAGGCGATCGTGCACCAGTTCTGCGTCTCGGGGGACATCGAGCGCTCGATCGGGAAGGTGTCGGCCGCGCTCGGCGAGCGGGCGGAGGTGCTCGCCGAGTCGCTGCGCCGGCACGTTCCCGAGGCCCGGTTCGTCGAGCCGGACGGCGGCTACTTCCTCTGGGTGGAACTGCCGGAGGACGTCGAGGTGGACCGGTTGGCGCCGGCCGCGGCCGAGCGGGGCGTGGCGGTGGTGAAGGGGAGCGACTTCATGCTCGACGGTGGCCGGCACGCGCTGCGGCTGGCTTTCTCCGCGGTGACCGCGGACCGGATCGACGAGGGCGTGCGCCGGCTGGCGGAGGCGATGGCTGCCGTTCGCGGCTGA
- a CDS encoding CBS domain-containing protein, with protein MQVREAMSSEVLVVGPEHTLRQAARMMSARGVGSAVVIDPDSEGVGIMTERDVLNAIGAGLDCDVERTAAHLTWDVVYAGPDWTVEEAAAAMARGGFRHLVVLDGREVAGVISVRDLMRVWAREHAPTRV; from the coding sequence ATGCAGGTTCGGGAAGCGATGTCCAGTGAGGTTCTCGTGGTCGGCCCGGAGCACACGCTCCGCCAGGCGGCCCGGATGATGTCGGCCCGCGGGGTTGGCTCGGCGGTGGTGATCGATCCCGACTCGGAGGGGGTCGGAATCATGACGGAACGTGACGTGCTCAATGCGATCGGCGCGGGATTGGACTGCGACGTCGAACGCACCGCGGCCCACCTGACCTGGGACGTGGTCTACGCCGGCCCGGACTGGACGGTGGAGGAGGCGGCGGCGGCCATGGCCCGCGGCGGCTTCCGGCACCTGGTGGTGCTCGACGGCCGGGAGGTGGCCGGGGTGATCTCGGTCCGCGACCTGATGCGGGTCTGGGCCCGGGAGCACGCCCCGACCCGGGTCTGA
- a CDS encoding NUDIX hydrolase: MPTEPLRCAGALIVDDDGRIFIQRRSPDRVIFPNCWDIVGGHVEPGESVEEALRREVTEETGWSISHVLGQVGEHRWSGDDGRDRLETDFLVRVDGDLARPRLEVGRHTEFRWLAEEEIALLDEHRDVNDGLIRRIAENGFAALHSIGL, encoded by the coding sequence GTGCCCACCGAGCCTCTCCGCTGCGCCGGCGCGCTGATCGTGGACGACGACGGCCGCATCTTCATCCAGCGCCGGTCCCCGGACCGGGTCATCTTCCCCAACTGCTGGGACATCGTCGGCGGCCACGTCGAGCCGGGTGAGAGCGTCGAGGAGGCGCTGCGCCGGGAGGTCACCGAGGAGACCGGGTGGAGCATCTCGCACGTCCTCGGGCAGGTCGGGGAGCACCGCTGGTCCGGCGACGACGGTCGGGATCGGCTGGAGACCGACTTCCTGGTCCGGGTGGACGGCGACCTCGCCCGGCCCCGGCTGGAGGTCGGCAGGCACACCGAGTTCCGCTGGCTGGCCGAGGAGGAGATCGCGCTGCTGGACGAGCACCGGGACGTCAACGACGGGCTGATCCGGCGGATCGCCGAGAACGGCTTCGCCGCGCTGCACTCGATCGGTCTGTGA
- a CDS encoding peptidylprolyl isomerase, translating to MAEAVYATLHTNAGPIRLELFPNHAPKTVRNFVDLAEGNREYTDPRTGQPGGGPYYDGTISHRVISGFMVQMGDPTGTGRGGPGYTFADEFHPELRFDRPYLLAMANAGPGTNGSQFFITVSPTPHLNNRHTIFGQVADEQSAKVVDSIASTPTGPSDRPLQDVVIERVEIERKPS from the coding sequence GTGGCCGAGGCTGTCTACGCCACCTTGCACACCAACGCTGGCCCGATCCGGCTGGAGCTCTTCCCCAACCACGCGCCGAAGACCGTCCGCAACTTCGTCGACCTGGCCGAGGGCAACCGTGAGTACACCGACCCGCGCACCGGTCAGCCCGGCGGCGGGCCGTACTACGACGGCACCATCTCGCACCGGGTGATCAGCGGCTTCATGGTCCAGATGGGTGACCCGACCGGCACCGGTCGCGGTGGCCCGGGCTACACGTTCGCCGACGAGTTCCACCCGGAGCTGCGCTTCGACCGGCCGTACCTGCTGGCGATGGCGAACGCCGGGCCGGGCACCAACGGTTCGCAGTTCTTCATCACGGTCTCGCCGACGCCGCACCTGAACAACCGGCACACCATCTTCGGGCAGGTGGCAGACGAGCAGTCGGCGAAGGTCGTGGACTCGATCGCGAGCACCCCGACCGGCCCGAGCGACCGGCCGCTGCAGGACGTGGTCATTGAGCGCGTCGAGATCGAGCGCAAGCCGTCCTGA
- a CDS encoding iron-containing alcohol dehydrogenase family protein, translated as MPLLARTILTPLHIDVRRGAVADLAAILVDGRISAGGDVAVVVGPGQGEQIAELIRPSLRAADVFTVAGGTLDAADDLGAKLRARSYDAVVGIGGGKTIDVAKYAATRRGLPMVTVATSLANDGIASPVASLITDGIKGSYGVHIPIAVIVDLDFVAAGPERRNRAGIGDAVSNISALADWELARQVRGEPVDGLAASLARMGAEAVLAHRGDMTDDAFVTVLAEALISSGLAMAVCGTSRPASGGCHEIMHAVDALFPGTSSHGELAGLGALFCTFLRGDHRRFAEMSACLARHNLPRLPADVGLTDDQFVEAVQFAPATRPDRYTILEHLSLSPDETRRRLGDYADELRHHLG; from the coding sequence GTGCCGCTACTAGCCCGGACGATCCTCACCCCGCTGCACATCGACGTGCGGCGCGGCGCGGTGGCGGACCTGGCGGCGATCCTCGTCGACGGGCGGATCTCCGCCGGGGGCGACGTGGCGGTGGTGGTCGGGCCTGGGCAGGGCGAGCAGATCGCCGAGCTGATCCGGCCGTCGCTGCGTGCCGCGGACGTGTTCACCGTCGCCGGCGGCACCCTGGACGCCGCCGACGACCTCGGCGCGAAGCTGCGCGCCCGCTCGTACGACGCGGTGGTCGGGATCGGCGGCGGCAAGACCATCGACGTGGCGAAGTACGCGGCCACCCGACGTGGGCTGCCGATGGTGACCGTGGCGACCAGCCTGGCCAACGACGGCATCGCCTCCCCGGTCGCCAGCCTGATCACCGACGGGATCAAGGGCTCCTACGGGGTGCACATCCCGATCGCGGTGATCGTCGACCTGGATTTCGTGGCGGCCGGGCCGGAGCGGCGCAACCGCGCGGGCATCGGCGACGCGGTGAGCAACATCAGCGCGCTGGCCGACTGGGAGCTGGCCCGGCAGGTCCGCGGCGAGCCGGTCGACGGGCTGGCCGCCTCGCTGGCCCGGATGGGCGCCGAGGCGGTGCTCGCCCACCGGGGCGACATGACCGACGACGCGTTCGTCACCGTGCTGGCCGAGGCGCTGATCTCCAGCGGGCTGGCGATGGCGGTCTGCGGCACCAGCCGCCCGGCCAGCGGCGGCTGCCACGAGATCATGCACGCGGTCGACGCGCTCTTCCCGGGCACCTCCTCGCACGGCGAGCTGGCCGGGCTCGGCGCGCTCTTCTGCACCTTCCTGCGCGGCGACCACCGTCGCTTCGCGGAGATGTCGGCCTGCCTGGCCCGGCACAACCTGCCCCGGCTTCCCGCCGACGTGGGGCTGACCGACGACCAGTTCGTGGAGGCGGTGCAGTTCGCCCCGGCAACCCGGCCGGACCGCTACACCATCCTCGAACACCTCTCGCTCTCGCCGGACGAGACCCGTCGGCGGCTAGGAGATTACGCCGATGAACTTCGCCATCACCTTGGCTGA
- a CDS encoding phosphocholine cytidylyltransferase family protein — MIGMVLAAGAGRRLRPYTDTLPKALVPVDGETTILDIALHNLAEVGLTEVVIVVGYAADAVVQRQAALEQRYGVTITLVHNDRAEEWNNAYSLWLAREHFTRGVLLVNGDTVHPVSVEKTLLAERGPGILLAIDNIKVLAEEEMKTTFDAAGQLTRITKLMDPGEAYGEYIGATLIEPQVADALADALEATWRRDPNLYYEDGYQEFADRGGEVRAAPIGDVSWVEVDNHADLARAREIACRY; from the coding sequence ATGATCGGGATGGTGCTGGCGGCCGGTGCGGGGCGCCGACTGCGCCCGTACACCGACACCCTGCCCAAGGCGTTGGTGCCGGTGGACGGTGAGACCACCATCCTGGACATCGCGCTGCACAACCTCGCCGAGGTCGGGCTGACCGAGGTGGTGATCGTGGTCGGCTACGCGGCGGACGCGGTCGTCCAGCGGCAGGCCGCCCTGGAGCAGAGGTACGGCGTGACGATCACGCTGGTGCACAACGACAGGGCCGAGGAGTGGAACAACGCCTACTCGCTCTGGCTGGCCCGGGAGCACTTCACCCGGGGCGTGCTGCTGGTCAACGGCGACACGGTGCACCCGGTGAGCGTGGAGAAGACCCTGCTGGCCGAGCGCGGCCCGGGCATCCTGCTGGCCATCGACAACATCAAGGTGCTGGCCGAGGAGGAGATGAAGACCACCTTCGACGCCGCCGGCCAGCTCACCCGGATCACCAAGCTGATGGACCCGGGCGAGGCGTACGGGGAGTACATCGGCGCGACGCTGATCGAGCCGCAGGTGGCCGACGCGCTCGCCGACGCCCTGGAGGCGACCTGGCGGCGCGACCCGAACCTCTACTACGAGGACGGCTACCAGGAGTTCGCCGACCGGGGCGGCGAGGTGCGCGCGGCGCCGATCGGCGACGTCTCCTGGGTCGAGGTCGACAACCACGCCGACCTGGCCCGGGCGCGGGAGATCGCGTGCCGCTACTAG
- a CDS encoding sugar transferase, producing the protein MRHVDSFEIQPPTPPSHNGVPRSAWARARRRVSRWHRPYIALLLLLDFGAAALASWIAVQTFDQAASGFQDAKESWFYTVAFLLLPLGWLITLWGNRAYDRRYLGLGPDEFKRVIRAGVAVAATVSFIAFATRTLLSRWSVGFALLGALLLILLARFVARFVLHAVRSRAGQAGHRMVLVGTLPECLEVYTAVTRNPGAGLVPVAIHLTDGYAAARGIETPVPVYAGRDVLALVREVGGDTIAVCGSASAEPGELRRLAWQLEGSGVDLVVAPQLTDIAGPRVHIRPIEGLPLLHVEEPTLSGPALLVKNLLDRVAAGLGLLLLAPLFAAIAIAIRISDRGPVFFRQPRVGHEGRTFRVWKFRTMYVDAEERLAGLVDQNETDGMLFKMKQDPRVFPVGRFLRASSLDELPQLINVLRGEMSLVGPRPLPADDGDFLGDVRRRLLVRPGITGLWQVSGRSDLSWDEAVRLDLYYVDNWSLAYDLSILWRTIGVVLARKGAY; encoded by the coding sequence GTGCGGCACGTCGACAGCTTCGAGATCCAGCCGCCGACTCCGCCGTCGCACAACGGCGTACCCCGGTCGGCGTGGGCCCGTGCCCGCCGCCGCGTCTCCCGCTGGCACCGCCCCTACATCGCGCTGCTGCTGCTGCTCGACTTCGGGGCGGCGGCGCTGGCCAGTTGGATCGCCGTCCAGACCTTCGACCAGGCCGCCTCGGGCTTCCAGGACGCCAAGGAGTCCTGGTTCTACACGGTGGCGTTCCTGCTGCTCCCGCTCGGTTGGTTGATCACCCTGTGGGGCAACCGGGCCTACGACCGGCGGTACCTCGGCCTCGGGCCGGACGAGTTCAAGCGGGTGATCCGGGCCGGGGTGGCGGTGGCCGCGACGGTCTCCTTCATCGCCTTCGCCACGAGGACCCTGCTGTCCCGGTGGTCGGTCGGGTTCGCCCTGCTCGGCGCCCTGCTGCTGATCCTGCTGGCCCGGTTCGTGGCCCGGTTCGTGCTGCACGCGGTGCGCAGCCGGGCCGGTCAGGCCGGGCACCGGATGGTGCTCGTCGGCACCCTGCCGGAGTGCCTGGAGGTCTACACCGCGGTCACCCGCAACCCGGGCGCCGGCCTGGTGCCGGTGGCCATCCACCTCACCGACGGGTACGCCGCCGCCCGGGGCATCGAGACCCCGGTGCCGGTCTACGCCGGCCGGGACGTGCTGGCCCTGGTCCGCGAGGTCGGCGGGGACACCATCGCGGTCTGCGGCTCGGCCAGCGCCGAGCCGGGCGAGCTGCGCCGGCTGGCCTGGCAGCTGGAGGGCTCCGGGGTCGACCTGGTGGTCGCGCCCCAGCTCACCGACATCGCCGGCCCCCGGGTGCACATCCGCCCGATCGAGGGCCTGCCGCTGCTGCACGTCGAGGAGCCGACCCTGTCGGGCCCGGCGCTGCTGGTCAAGAACCTGCTGGACCGGGTCGCCGCCGGGTTGGGCCTGCTGCTGCTGGCGCCGCTCTTCGCCGCGATCGCGATCGCCATCCGGATCTCCGACCGCGGGCCGGTCTTCTTCCGCCAGCCCCGGGTCGGCCACGAGGGGCGGACCTTCCGGGTCTGGAAGTTCCGCACCATGTACGTCGACGCCGAGGAGCGGCTGGCCGGCCTGGTCGACCAGAACGAGACCGACGGCATGCTGTTCAAGATGAAGCAGGACCCCCGGGTCTTCCCGGTGGGCCGTTTCCTGCGCGCCTCCTCGCTGGACGAGCTGCCGCAGCTGATCAACGTGCTCCGGGGCGAAATGTCCCTGGTCGGGCCGCGCCCGCTCCCCGCCGACGACGGCGACTTCCTCGGTGACGTGCGCCGCCGGCTGCTGGTCCGGCCGGGCATTACCGGGCTGTGGCAGGTCTCCGGCCGCTCCGACCTGTCCTGGGACGAGGCGGTCCGGCTCGACCTCTACTACGTCGACAACTGGTCGCTGGCGTACGACCTGAGCATCCTGTGGCGGACCATCGGGGTGGTGCTCGCCCGCAAGGGCGCGTACTGA